From a single Lactococcus carnosus genomic region:
- a CDS encoding GntR family transcriptional regulator codes for MKAIREPRYRQIAYAIAEKIVESDYPIGSKLHARSTLSAQFGVSSETARKAISILSDLAIVKVVHGSGVEILSQEKAKNFLNQAQETTNIQALHAQIDNILTIQKTSIDNLSESLTTLFEQTARVQKKSPFAPFELLLADDSEHLFKSIGQLNLWQTTGATIVAILHHDELVMSPGPYAILEKGDTIYFVGNETIFHTVKTFFYGHV; via the coding sequence ATGAAAGCTATAAGAGAACCCCGTTACCGCCAAATTGCCTATGCCATTGCTGAAAAAATTGTGGAGAGTGACTATCCGATAGGGAGTAAACTTCATGCCAGATCGACACTTTCTGCTCAGTTTGGTGTCTCATCGGAAACTGCACGTAAGGCCATTAGTATTCTAAGCGACTTAGCTATCGTCAAAGTCGTTCATGGATCTGGTGTCGAAATTTTATCGCAAGAAAAAGCAAAAAATTTCTTAAATCAAGCGCAAGAGACAACAAATATCCAGGCACTCCACGCCCAGATTGATAATATTCTAACCATACAGAAAACATCGATTGATAATCTATCTGAGTCGCTCACGACCTTATTTGAACAGACCGCACGTGTCCAAAAGAAAAGCCCATTTGCACCGTTCGAGTTGCTGCTTGCTGATGACTCTGAGCATCTATTTAAATCTATCGGCCAGTTAAATCTGTGGCAGACAACCGGTGCTACGATTGTTGCCATCCTCCATCATGATGAACTCGTCATGTCTCCCGGTCCCTATGCTATTTTAGAAAAAGGGGATACAATCTACTTCGTCGGAAATGAAACCATCTTTCATACCGTCAAAACTTTCTTCTACGGGCATGTCTAG
- a CDS encoding nitroreductase family protein has translation MSFLTSLANRRSIYALGKAVDLEKATATIKEAVRQSPSAFNSQTSRVLILAGEAHDNLWLTIVAKDLKAEMDRQGVPESVWSGTKEKLDGFAAADLTALFFEDTAVVKNLQEQFPLYADNFPVWSEQSTGIASVNAWTALSELGLGANLQHYNPVINETVAKTYDIPESWDLRGQLVVGSPEADVSPKAFMADEDRFKVFGL, from the coding sequence ATGTCATTCTTAACTTCATTAGCAAATCGTCGTTCAATCTATGCACTAGGTAAAGCCGTTGATCTTGAAAAAGCAACAGCAACAATTAAAGAGGCAGTTAGACAATCCCCATCAGCATTTAACAGTCAGACATCACGTGTCTTGATTTTAGCAGGTGAAGCACATGATAACTTATGGCTTACTATCGTTGCTAAAGATTTAAAAGCTGAAATGGACCGTCAAGGTGTGCCAGAATCAGTCTGGTCAGGCACAAAAGAAAAACTCGATGGATTTGCAGCAGCAGACCTAACAGCACTCTTCTTTGAAGATACAGCTGTTGTTAAAAATTTACAAGAGCAATTTCCACTTTATGCTGATAATTTCCCAGTTTGGTCTGAACAATCGACTGGTATCGCATCAGTTAATGCTTGGACTGCCTTGAGTGAACTCGGCTTGGGTGCTAATTTACAGCATTACAATCCAGTAATTAATGAAACAGTCGCTAAAACCTATGATATCCCTGAATCTTGGGATTTGCGTGGCCAATTAGTCGTAGGGTCACCTGAGGCAGATGTATCACCTAAAGCATTTATGGCTGATGAAGATCGTTTCAAAGTGTTTGGCTTATAA
- a CDS encoding DUF1033 family protein, giving the protein MYRVVEMRGDNEPWWFFEDWRQDIVVKHEFDDFYEALRFYKQEWARLSKTYPEFKSQKDFLAAFWVKTDTRWCVECDDDLQQYHSIALLEGWHPVKSFENRLPYAKNSGFTPHKICQYKG; this is encoded by the coding sequence ATGTACAGAGTAGTTGAAATGCGCGGAGATAATGAGCCGTGGTGGTTTTTTGAGGATTGGCGACAGGATATTGTTGTCAAACATGAATTTGACGATTTTTATGAGGCATTACGATTTTATAAGCAGGAGTGGGCGCGTTTATCTAAGACTTATCCGGAGTTTAAAAGTCAAAAGGACTTTCTAGCTGCATTTTGGGTTAAGACAGATACACGTTGGTGTGTTGAGTGTGATGATGACTTACAGCAATATCACAGTATTGCCTTGTTAGAAGGTTGGCATCCTGTAAAAAGCTTTGAAAATCGCTTACCATATGCCAAGAATTCTGGATTTACACCTCATAAAATATGTCAATATAAGGGTTAG
- a CDS encoding Mini-ribonuclease 3 codes for MTEFRADLLNGIALAYAGDAVYEVFVRDHLLANGITKPGELQRNAVRFVSAKAQAYLIAEMEKDAFLTEEELLYFKRGRNAHSKTTAKNTDVITYRISTGFEAVFGFNHLTGENDRVAELATYCIKKISEQIL; via the coding sequence GTGACTGAATTTCGAGCTGATTTATTAAATGGGATTGCTTTAGCATATGCTGGTGACGCAGTTTATGAAGTGTTTGTTCGCGATCACTTGTTAGCTAACGGCATCACAAAACCGGGAGAATTACAAAGAAATGCAGTCAGGTTTGTCAGTGCAAAAGCACAAGCCTACTTGATTGCTGAGATGGAAAAAGATGCATTTTTAACAGAAGAAGAGTTGCTTTATTTCAAGCGTGGTCGTAATGCACATAGTAAAACAACAGCAAAAAACACAGATGTGATTACCTATCGCATCTCCACTGGCTTTGAAGCAGTGTTTGGCTTTAACCATTTAACTGGTGAAAATGACCGTGTAGCAGAACTTGCGACTTACTGTATTAAAAAAATCTCTGAGCAAATTTTATGA
- the cysS gene encoding cysteine--tRNA ligase: protein MIKLYNTMTRQKETFVPLNSGQVTMYVCGPTVYNYIHIGNARSVVAFDMIRKYFEYRGFDVTFISNFTDVDDKIIKAAKAASLSIETLVETYIKAYQEDTTALGVKAATQHPRVLDFMPEIIAFIEVLIQKDFAYVANGDVFFRVKQSQGYGRLANKNIDELEAGASGRTGTLELAKEDPLDFALWKSSKPEEPSWESPWSSGRPGWHIECSVMATSILGDTIDIHGGGADLEFPHHTNEIAQSEGKTGQTFANYWLHNGFVTAADGEKMSKSLGNFETVHDMLDVIDAQILRFFLVSQHYRKPLAFSDDSVRDAENNFKKIKHAYEKLNFEIKQNPVEAQLPDQEISGFRQDFIKEMDDDFNISNGLTVFYELIKYINTGNFSLEALDLFDEILMIMGISFDDGLLDAEIDGLIQKRQLARENRDYKLSDDIRDTLKAKGISLLDTPDGVRWTRD from the coding sequence GTGATTAAATTATATAATACAATGACACGACAAAAAGAAACATTTGTCCCCTTAAACAGCGGTCAGGTTACCATGTATGTTTGTGGACCGACGGTTTATAATTATATCCATATTGGCAACGCAAGATCTGTCGTTGCCTTTGATATGATTCGGAAATATTTTGAGTATCGTGGGTTTGATGTCACGTTTATCTCTAATTTTACAGATGTTGATGATAAAATTATCAAGGCCGCTAAAGCAGCTAGCCTATCGATTGAAACGCTAGTCGAAACGTATATAAAAGCCTATCAGGAAGATACGACAGCACTGGGTGTTAAAGCAGCAACACAACATCCACGTGTACTTGACTTTATGCCTGAAATTATTGCCTTTATCGAGGTACTGATTCAAAAAGACTTTGCTTATGTGGCAAATGGAGATGTTTTTTTTCGTGTTAAGCAGTCTCAAGGCTATGGTCGTCTAGCCAATAAAAACATAGATGAACTTGAAGCAGGCGCATCTGGTCGAACAGGGACGCTCGAGTTAGCTAAGGAGGACCCGCTTGATTTTGCCTTATGGAAGTCAAGTAAACCTGAGGAGCCATCTTGGGAAAGTCCGTGGAGTAGCGGTCGACCAGGCTGGCACATCGAGTGTTCAGTTATGGCGACGAGTATCTTAGGGGATACGATCGATATTCACGGTGGGGGAGCTGATTTAGAGTTTCCACATCATACAAATGAAATCGCACAGTCAGAAGGAAAAACGGGTCAGACATTTGCAAATTATTGGTTGCATAATGGCTTTGTGACTGCAGCAGATGGTGAAAAAATGTCCAAGTCTCTTGGTAATTTTGAGACTGTGCATGACATGTTAGACGTGATTGATGCACAAATCTTACGGTTTTTCTTAGTCAGCCAGCATTATAGAAAACCTTTGGCTTTTTCTGACGATTCAGTTAGAGATGCTGAAAATAATTTTAAGAAAATAAAGCATGCTTATGAGAAGCTAAATTTTGAGATTAAGCAAAATCCAGTCGAAGCACAGTTACCAGATCAAGAAATAAGTGGCTTTCGTCAAGATTTCATCAAGGAAATGGATGATGACTTCAATATTTCAAATGGTCTGACAGTTTTTTATGAGTTGATTAAGTATATCAATACAGGTAATTTCTCACTTGAGGCTCTAGACTTATTTGATGAGATTTTGATGATTATGGGCATTTCATTTGACGATGGCTTATTAGATGCTGAAATAGATGGGCTCATTCAAAAAAGACAACTTGCCAGAGAGAATCGGGATTACAAGTTGTCAGATGATATCCGAGATACGCTAAAGGCAAAAGGGATTTCCTTGTTAGATACACCAGATGGTGTGAGGTGGACACGTGACTGA
- the epsC gene encoding serine O-acetyltransferase EpsC: protein MGFWKEAFAVVKENDPAARYNVEIFLTSPGIKALAAHKLSHFFWCHHFKLIGRMHAQLWRFFTQIEIHPGAIIENGVFIDHGSGLVIGETAVVESGAKLYHGVTLGGTGKDTGKRHPTVRRGALISAHAQLLGPIEIGEHAKIGASAVVTKDVPEAVTVVGIPAKIVRVHGEVTPERELTKLERARHVSFYDHMGGI, encoded by the coding sequence ATGGGCTTTTGGAAAGAGGCGTTTGCAGTTGTTAAAGAAAATGATCCAGCAGCACGCTATAATGTTGAGATATTTCTGACTTCTCCTGGTATAAAGGCACTTGCTGCGCATAAACTGTCACATTTTTTTTGGTGCCATCACTTTAAGTTAATCGGTCGGATGCATGCGCAATTATGGCGGTTCTTTACACAAATTGAAATTCATCCAGGTGCCATCATTGAAAATGGTGTGTTTATTGATCATGGCTCAGGACTTGTGATTGGTGAAACCGCGGTCGTAGAGTCTGGGGCTAAACTTTACCATGGTGTAACATTAGGTGGGACAGGAAAAGATACAGGTAAGCGTCATCCAACTGTGAGACGGGGTGCCTTAATTTCTGCCCATGCCCAGCTGCTCGGACCGATAGAGATTGGTGAGCATGCTAAAATTGGTGCAAGTGCTGTTGTGACAAAGGATGTCCCTGAAGCAGTGACTGTCGTCGGTATACCGGCTAAAATCGTCAGAGTACATGGAGAGGTTACACCCGAACGTGAGCTGACTAAATTAGAGCGGGCACGACATGTTAGCTTCTATGATCACATGGGTGGTATATAG
- a CDS encoding SseB family protein — protein MTDYTFSPELDERLRGFISKPGNFIADIGFVHALFAYPLVAVREQFIVPIEDKSVIPVFTTSQAVATFQEQVTQALTYVNKSFVSVVEDLMTQEFDAIAFNLQPAGQDASNATMLPREHLITFINRYTDVLNKLSDNPSLSVSEQHFLMPAFTRQTADGSVSRIFATLSNADGESFVPVFSSILSFSKWYNHPDFGIPFQESKGIVLTWCLSELKAPRTGVNELEDVLGVAVDPFDASDYAQSIILWQDLESSGTSS, from the coding sequence ATGACTGACTACACCTTTTCCCCAGAACTAGATGAGCGATTACGGGGCTTTATCTCGAAACCAGGTAATTTCATTGCTGATATTGGCTTTGTCCATGCTTTATTTGCCTATCCACTCGTAGCAGTTAGGGAACAGTTTATCGTCCCAATCGAAGATAAATCAGTTATCCCAGTATTTACAACATCTCAAGCAGTAGCAACTTTTCAAGAACAGGTGACACAAGCGCTGACTTATGTCAATAAATCCTTTGTATCAGTTGTCGAAGACTTGATGACCCAAGAATTTGATGCGATTGCCTTTAATCTACAACCTGCTGGTCAAGATGCAAGTAATGCAACCATGTTACCTAGAGAGCATTTGATTACCTTCATCAATCGCTATACTGATGTCCTTAATAAATTATCTGATAATCCATCACTGTCGGTCTCTGAGCAGCATTTTCTCATGCCAGCCTTTACGAGACAAACAGCAGATGGGAGTGTATCTAGGATATTTGCGACCCTATCTAACGCAGATGGGGAGTCTTTTGTGCCTGTTTTTAGCAGTATTTTGAGTTTTTCAAAATGGTACAATCATCCAGACTTTGGCATTCCCTTTCAAGAAAGTAAAGGGATTGTCTTGACCTGGTGTCTAAGCGAATTAAAAGCACCACGCACGGGTGTAAATGAGTTAGAAGATGTACTAGGTGTTGCTGTAGACCCATTTGATGCATCAGACTATGCCCAATCAATTATCTTGTGGCAAGATCTTGAATCATCTGGAACGTCTAGTTAA
- a CDS encoding ribose-phosphate diphosphokinase, with the protein MTDKDKAIKLFSLNSNLELAQKISTTSGIPLGKISSKQFSDGEIQINIEESVRGFDIFIIQSTSYPVNTYLWELLIMIDACKRASANSVNVVMPYYGYARQDRTASPREPITAKLVANMLTKAGADRILTLDLHAVQVQGFFDIPADNLFTVPLFAEYYQEKGLVGDDVVVVAPKNSGIKRARSLAEYLESPLAIVDYANDDQNRENGYIIGDVKNKTVILIDDILNTGKTFSNASVIAKNAGAKEIFAVASHGLFTPGAANRLNASGISEVLVTDSVKTETPKPEMIKYLSAAPLLAHAIIRIHENKPVSPLFQYNKSAD; encoded by the coding sequence ATGACTGACAAAGACAAGGCGATCAAACTCTTCTCACTGAACTCAAATTTAGAATTAGCACAAAAGATTTCAACTACTTCTGGTATCCCACTTGGTAAAATTTCTTCAAAACAATTCTCTGATGGGGAAATTCAAATTAACATAGAAGAAAGTGTCCGTGGTTTTGACATTTTTATCATCCAATCAACTTCTTATCCCGTCAATACTTACTTATGGGAACTATTGATTATGATAGATGCTTGTAAGCGCGCAAGTGCTAACTCTGTCAATGTCGTGATGCCCTACTATGGCTATGCACGTCAGGATAGAACAGCTTCACCACGCGAACCGATTACTGCTAAATTAGTGGCTAATATGCTGACAAAAGCTGGAGCTGATCGTATCTTGACCTTAGACTTACACGCAGTACAAGTCCAAGGATTCTTTGATATCCCAGCAGATAATCTCTTCACTGTGCCATTATTTGCTGAATACTACCAAGAAAAAGGATTAGTTGGCGATGACGTTGTCGTCGTTGCACCGAAAAATTCGGGCATTAAGCGTGCCCGTTCACTTGCTGAATATCTTGAAAGCCCGCTTGCTATCGTAGACTACGCCAATGATGACCAAAATCGTGAAAATGGCTATATTATTGGTGATGTTAAAAACAAAACTGTCATTTTGATAGACGACATTTTAAATACTGGCAAAACCTTTTCAAATGCATCAGTTATCGCTAAAAATGCTGGTGCTAAAGAAATATTTGCAGTTGCTTCACATGGCCTCTTTACACCGGGTGCTGCTAACCGTTTGAACGCATCTGGCATTTCTGAGGTCCTTGTGACAGATTCAGTGAAAACTGAAACACCTAAACCAGAGATGATTAAGTACTTGAGTGCAGCACCTTTGCTTGCACACGCGATCATTCGTATCCATGAAAACAAACCAGTTAGTCCACTCTTCCAATACAATAAATCAGCAGACTAA
- a CDS encoding cysteine desulfurase family protein: MIYLDNAATTPLLPEVVKEMFDVATDTFGNPSSIHRAGRAAAKIIRQSRDDIAAILAIPSRQLIFTSGGSEANNQAIIGYALANQHKGKHLITTAIEHHSVLHAFVYLKDKHGFDITIVKPNAAGILTADSILAELRDDTILVSTMYANNETGQILPIADIAKGVRAHQAVYHVDAVQVIGKLPIHPSELGIDLLTAAAHKFHGPKGVGFLYQNNLVIDPLIHGGEQEEKRRAGTENIVGIVGMAKALSIAHQRMAENDAKVAELNTYFLSKLDGFNFYLNQFGELNMPHIINLGFPGMNQDLLLMKLDLQGVAISTGSACTAGDIAPSHVLTAIYGSDSAKLKESVRVSFSELNTLAELTEFVNILTSILSRN, from the coding sequence ATTATATATTTAGATAATGCTGCAACAACGCCACTGCTACCTGAAGTTGTGAAAGAGATGTTTGATGTCGCAACTGACACCTTTGGAAATCCCTCTAGTATTCATCGTGCAGGCAGAGCAGCAGCAAAAATAATCCGGCAATCGCGCGATGACATCGCAGCTATACTCGCTATACCTAGTCGCCAATTAATTTTCACATCTGGTGGATCAGAAGCGAATAACCAAGCAATCATCGGCTATGCTTTGGCCAATCAACACAAGGGAAAGCACCTCATTACCACAGCAATAGAACATCATTCTGTCCTGCATGCCTTTGTATACCTGAAAGATAAGCATGGCTTTGACATCACGATCGTCAAACCAAACGCAGCTGGCATCCTGACTGCAGACTCGATACTGGCTGAGCTTAGAGATGATACGATTCTGGTCTCCACCATGTATGCAAATAATGAAACTGGTCAAATATTACCGATAGCAGATATCGCTAAAGGTGTTCGAGCTCACCAAGCAGTCTATCATGTAGATGCTGTTCAAGTTATTGGTAAACTCCCGATTCATCCAAGCGAGTTAGGGATTGACCTTTTGACTGCTGCTGCCCATAAATTCCACGGCCCCAAGGGTGTCGGCTTTCTTTACCAGAATAACCTAGTCATTGATCCACTGATACATGGTGGCGAACAGGAAGAAAAAAGACGTGCTGGCACTGAGAATATAGTAGGTATTGTTGGCATGGCTAAAGCCTTGTCGATTGCCCATCAACGGATGGCCGAAAATGATGCAAAAGTAGCCGAGTTAAATACATACTTTTTATCAAAACTTGATGGATTTAATTTTTACCTCAATCAGTTTGGTGAGCTAAACATGCCACACATCATTAATCTAGGATTCCCTGGGATGAACCAGGACTTATTACTGATGAAACTTGATTTGCAAGGCGTTGCTATTTCAACAGGATCTGCTTGTACTGCAGGCGATATCGCACCATCTCATGTTCTCACAGCCATTTATGGGTCTGATTCTGCTAAGCTTAAAGAATCTGTCAGAGTGTCATTTTCAGAGTTGAATACACTAGCTGAACTAACTGAGTTCGTTAATATCTTAACCTCTATTTTATCTCGTAACTAA
- a CDS encoding DUF1831 domain-containing protein, producing the protein MAFITEKHLDDCKDTYQLSDSIKKYTLMDTTFIKNKIGNFELSRILEQVPNSGDGPLLKIIVNSDLTGFKLSITDKAGLRHINIFKSPENKMIQDKFYFQMNALVDRGVFKKVN; encoded by the coding sequence ATGGCATTTATAACCGAAAAACATCTTGATGATTGCAAGGATACGTATCAGCTTTCTGACTCAATCAAAAAGTATACATTAATGGATACAACATTTATCAAAAACAAAATCGGTAATTTCGAATTATCTCGTATACTTGAACAAGTCCCAAACTCTGGAGACGGCCCTTTGTTGAAAATCATCGTCAATTCCGATCTGACTGGTTTTAAACTATCGATTACAGATAAGGCTGGACTCAGACATATCAATATCTTTAAATCACCCGAGAATAAGATGATTCAAGACAAATTCTATTTCCAAATGAATGCGCTTGTTGACCGTGGTGTCTTTAAAAAAGTAAACTAA
- a CDS encoding ISL3 family transposase, producing MTHSDSITLLLDLKASDLTFPLDNFVKEGFSKLTGPNKALIFKATYQPKQTICPACGVIASTRPVRAYNVSEVLLTPSGHRPRVLSLTKAKYDCTDCGTYFTPIPYFIEVGATISSVVKAAIFLDLRVKMSMKDVARRYFVSPAFCWKILDQIPLKQPFRRLPEVLCFDEFKATQNSDNGLAFVYSDGMTHELLDILESRKQKDLMAYFFKFPRSERLKVKTIVMDMNASYPALLPVLFPNAQLVIDGFHVVQQLSRAFNQLRIKEMNRLKKLPGDNGKVYRKLKKYWRNLLKYTGKVDYQKRKQFPLFHGEWRTEGEVIDYLLSQSKHLETAYEVLQNALDAFRAKQPTAFFDAIESLPNTLPEGFKKSCRYLLRHKTAISCGLLSPYSNGPLEGKNNLCKVIKRIAFGFSRFTHLRKRILLQQLLTKRN from the coding sequence ATGACCCACTCTGATTCTATCACACTTTTGCTCGACTTAAAAGCCTCAGACTTAACCTTCCCTCTAGATAATTTTGTTAAAGAAGGGTTTTCTAAGCTAACAGGACCAAATAAAGCGCTCATCTTCAAAGCAACTTACCAGCCTAAACAAACGATTTGTCCTGCTTGTGGTGTGATTGCCAGCACAAGACCTGTTCGTGCTTATAACGTTTCAGAAGTCCTACTCACACCATCTGGTCATCGACCTCGCGTCTTATCATTGACCAAGGCTAAATATGACTGCACTGATTGCGGGACCTATTTTACGCCAATCCCCTATTTTATTGAGGTAGGTGCGACGATTTCATCAGTGGTTAAAGCAGCTATCTTTCTTGACTTACGGGTCAAGATGAGCATGAAAGACGTCGCCAGACGTTACTTTGTCTCGCCTGCTTTTTGTTGGAAAATACTGGATCAAATCCCCCTTAAACAACCTTTTCGAAGACTACCTGAGGTCTTGTGTTTTGATGAGTTCAAGGCCACACAAAATAGTGATAATGGGTTGGCTTTTGTCTATTCAGATGGCATGACACATGAGCTGTTAGATATCCTGGAGAGCAGAAAACAAAAAGATCTCATGGCTTATTTTTTTAAGTTCCCAAGATCAGAAAGACTAAAGGTAAAGACGATCGTCATGGATATGAACGCCAGTTACCCTGCCTTGTTACCTGTCCTTTTTCCTAATGCACAACTTGTCATAGATGGCTTCCACGTGGTACAACAGCTATCTAGAGCCTTTAATCAGTTGCGAATTAAGGAGATGAATCGACTAAAAAAACTACCTGGAGACAACGGGAAAGTCTATAGAAAACTAAAGAAATACTGGCGAAATTTACTTAAGTATACTGGAAAAGTCGATTATCAAAAACGTAAGCAGTTCCCTTTATTCCACGGTGAATGGCGGACTGAGGGTGAAGTCATTGACTATTTATTGAGCCAAAGTAAACACCTTGAAACAGCTTATGAAGTCCTTCAGAATGCCTTGGATGCCTTTCGTGCCAAGCAACCCACTGCTTTTTTTGATGCCATTGAATCCTTACCAAACACCTTACCTGAAGGGTTTAAGAAAAGCTGTCGCTATCTGTTACGGCATAAGACTGCCATTTCTTGTGGCCTATTATCACCATACTCTAACGGGCCACTTGAGGGTAAGAACAATCTGTGCAAGGTCATCAAGCGAATTGCTTTTGGCTTTTCTAGATTTACCCATCTTAGAAAGAGAATTTTACTGCAACAGTTACTCACCAAACGCAACTAA
- the tuf gene encoding elongation factor Tu, producing the protein MAKEKYDRSKPHVNIGTIGHVDHGKTTLTAAITTVLSRRLPSSVNTPKDYASIDAAPEERERGITINTAHVEYETAARHYAHIDAPGHADYVKNMITGAAQMDGAILVVAATDGPMPQTREHILLSRQVGVGKLIVFLNKKDLVDDEELIELVEMEVRDLLSDYDFPGDDTPVIVGSALKALEGDTEYEDIVMELMDTVDSYIPTPERDTDKPLLLPVEDVFSITGRGTVASGRIDRGTVHVNDEIAIVGIKEDIATAIVTGVEMFRKQLDEGLAGDNVGVLLRGVQRDDIERGQVIAKPGSITPHKQFKGEVYILSKDEGGRHTPFFDNYRPQFYFRTTDVTGSIKLPAGTEMVMPGDNVSIEVELIHPIAVEQGTTFSIREGGRTVGSGIVAEIEA; encoded by the coding sequence ATGGCTAAAGAAAAATACGATCGTTCGAAACCACACGTTAATATCGGTACTATCGGACACGTTGACCATGGTAAAACAACACTTACTGCGGCAATCACGACAGTTTTATCACGTCGTTTGCCTTCATCAGTAAACACACCTAAAGACTACGCTTCAATCGATGCAGCACCTGAAGAACGCGAACGTGGTATTACAATTAATACTGCTCACGTTGAGTACGAAACTGCAGCACGTCACTATGCGCATATCGATGCTCCAGGTCACGCGGACTACGTTAAAAACATGATCACTGGTGCCGCTCAAATGGACGGTGCTATCTTAGTAGTAGCTGCAACTGATGGTCCTATGCCACAAACTCGTGAGCACATCTTGCTTTCACGTCAAGTTGGTGTTGGTAAATTGATCGTTTTCCTTAACAAGAAAGACCTTGTTGATGATGAAGAATTGATCGAATTAGTTGAAATGGAAGTTCGTGACCTCTTGTCAGATTACGATTTCCCAGGCGATGACACTCCAGTTATCGTTGGTTCAGCACTTAAAGCCCTTGAAGGCGACACTGAATACGAAGATATCGTTATGGAATTGATGGATACTGTAGACTCATACATCCCAACTCCAGAACGTGACACTGACAAACCTTTACTTTTACCAGTCGAGGACGTATTCTCAATCACTGGTCGTGGTACAGTTGCATCAGGTCGTATCGACCGTGGTACTGTTCACGTCAATGACGAAATCGCTATCGTTGGTATCAAAGAAGATATCGCAACAGCTATCGTAACTGGTGTTGAAATGTTCCGTAAACAACTTGACGAAGGTCTTGCCGGCGATAACGTTGGTGTATTACTTCGTGGTGTTCAACGTGACGATATCGAACGTGGTCAAGTTATTGCTAAACCAGGTTCAATCACACCTCATAAACAATTTAAAGGCGAAGTTTATATCTTGTCTAAAGATGAAGGTGGACGTCATACGCCATTCTTCGATAACTACCGTCCACAATTCTACTTCCGTACAACTGACGTAACTGGTTCAATCAAGCTTCCTGCTGGAACTGAAATGGTTATGCCTGGTGATAACGTATCAATCGAAGTTGAATTGATCCACCCAATCGCCGTTGAACAAGGTACTACTTTCTCTATTCGTGAAGGTGGACGTACTGTTGGTTCAGGTATTGTTGCAGAAATCGAAGCTTAA
- a CDS encoding SPJ_0845 family protein, which yields MALTFKKRDDLDKVLGDLAVLPPQVVFTDIEKIEKTSDKSVKTPEDFLKQFNTDLPTPDKKRPKDVK from the coding sequence ATGGCATTAACCTTTAAAAAACGCGATGATCTGGACAAAGTCTTAGGTGACTTAGCTGTCTTACCACCTCAGGTCGTCTTCACAGACATAGAAAAAATTGAAAAAACATCTGATAAATCCGTGAAAACACCAGAAGATTTTCTGAAACAATTCAATACTGATTTACCTACTCCTGACAAAAAGCGCCCTAAAGATGTTAAATAA